One window of Robiginitalea biformata HTCC2501 genomic DNA carries:
- a CDS encoding TonB-dependent receptor, giving the protein MKKLALTFILVFAALASHAQATLTGTVTDGEMGGPLPGASVVVKGTTNGTTTDFDGNFTLEASTDSGVLVVTYIGFMPQEVSFSGSASLGTIQLMPNVEVLEGVIVTGVQDIARDRETPVAVSTVRAEEIQLKLGSQEFPEILNTTPSIYATKSGGGFGDARVNIRGFDTNNSAVMINGIPVNDMENGQVYWSNWAGLSDVTSAIQVQRGLGSSKLAISSVGGTINVITKSSKQTEGGSFGATVGNNEYFKSIASYSSGILENGFSASLLLSRTAGSMYADGTQFEGYNFFLGLGYTSGDHNLEFMVTGAPQWHHQRSFAPSIADYIQYSDNGVDPDRRYNSDWGYLNGKEFSFRRNFYHKPVISLNWTWDINEVSTLETSTYASFGRGGGTGEIGRSAGARQFDGRWKTANGLVDVDRIFAYNSGAPVMFDGSIVQREQTNGLYVNQGSGDRSDANGISRRASINSHNWYGVLANLTNQFSDQLTVDFGIDLRRYTGYHYRRVNNLLGGDAYLQTDNQNNDPNPLFFETYNANQPWWVFGDIDEEEKIDYYNTGLVNWMGVFGQAEYRFTEDIVGFVQGSLSNQGFAREEFFNEVPPEQTDYENILGGNVKGGVNWNIDANHNIFANAGYYSKQPLFDAVYINFSNTLNPNLTNEKITGFELGYGYRSSMFRANVNLYRTSWKDRFESVSATFNAGEPDEIRGSANLLGITQVHTGVEVDAQLRVADALTLTGMLSVGNWQYQDDVSATYFDAENNPIVIDGVEQQEILPLDGVKVGDAAQFTAFIGADYNILDNLSVDAGYRYADNLYAQFDATDVGEEGALKLPSFGLMDAGLTFSMPFLEKTMSFRLNVNNVFDKVYIAEADTNIFAEPGDDTFQGINTANRVFFGFGRTWNASLRFNF; this is encoded by the coding sequence ATGAAAAAATTAGCCTTAACCTTTATCCTGGTTTTTGCAGCTTTGGCCAGCCATGCTCAGGCGACGCTGACCGGGACCGTCACCGACGGGGAGATGGGTGGTCCGCTGCCCGGAGCTTCGGTTGTCGTTAAAGGGACAACCAACGGAACCACTACCGATTTTGACGGAAACTTTACCCTTGAAGCCAGTACGGATAGCGGGGTGCTCGTGGTCACCTATATCGGGTTTATGCCCCAGGAGGTTTCTTTCTCCGGGTCTGCAAGCCTGGGAACCATCCAGCTGATGCCCAATGTGGAAGTGCTGGAAGGCGTAATCGTAACCGGGGTACAGGATATCGCCAGGGACCGGGAAACACCGGTGGCAGTTTCCACCGTACGGGCCGAGGAGATCCAGCTTAAGTTGGGATCCCAGGAATTCCCGGAAATCCTCAACACAACCCCTTCTATCTACGCTACCAAGAGCGGGGGTGGATTCGGGGATGCCCGGGTGAACATCCGGGGTTTTGACACCAACAACTCGGCCGTGATGATCAACGGTATCCCGGTCAACGACATGGAAAACGGGCAGGTATACTGGAGTAACTGGGCCGGACTTTCGGACGTGACTTCGGCCATCCAGGTACAGCGGGGTCTGGGTTCTTCCAAACTCGCTATTTCCTCTGTCGGGGGTACGATCAACGTAATCACCAAGAGTTCCAAGCAAACCGAGGGCGGGTCCTTCGGCGCCACCGTAGGGAACAACGAGTACTTTAAATCCATCGCTTCCTATTCTTCCGGGATTCTGGAGAACGGGTTTTCCGCCTCCCTGCTGCTGAGCCGCACGGCGGGCAGCATGTATGCCGACGGGACCCAGTTTGAAGGCTATAACTTTTTCCTCGGCCTCGGGTACACTTCCGGGGACCACAACCTGGAATTCATGGTAACCGGCGCGCCCCAATGGCACCACCAGCGGAGCTTTGCCCCCTCGATTGCCGATTACATCCAGTACAGCGACAACGGGGTAGACCCGGACCGCCGCTACAACAGCGACTGGGGCTACCTGAACGGAAAGGAGTTCAGCTTCCGCCGGAACTTCTACCACAAGCCGGTGATCAGCCTGAACTGGACCTGGGATATCAACGAGGTCTCCACGCTGGAAACTTCCACCTACGCCTCTTTCGGCCGGGGTGGTGGAACCGGGGAGATCGGGCGTTCTGCCGGTGCCCGCCAATTTGACGGCCGCTGGAAAACCGCCAACGGGCTCGTGGACGTAGACCGGATCTTCGCGTACAACAGCGGGGCACCCGTCATGTTCGACGGCTCCATCGTACAGCGCGAGCAAACCAACGGCCTGTATGTGAACCAGGGAAGCGGCGACCGCTCGGATGCGAACGGGATTTCCCGTCGGGCTTCCATCAACTCCCACAACTGGTACGGGGTGCTTGCCAACCTGACCAACCAGTTCTCAGACCAGCTGACCGTCGATTTCGGTATCGACCTGCGTCGCTACACCGGATACCACTACCGCCGGGTGAACAACTTGCTCGGGGGGGATGCCTACCTGCAAACCGATAACCAGAACAACGACCCGAACCCGCTGTTCTTTGAAACCTACAATGCCAACCAGCCGTGGTGGGTATTCGGGGATATCGACGAGGAGGAGAAAATTGACTACTACAATACGGGCCTCGTAAACTGGATGGGTGTTTTCGGACAGGCGGAGTACCGCTTTACGGAAGACATCGTGGGCTTTGTCCAGGGATCGCTTTCCAACCAGGGCTTTGCCCGGGAGGAATTCTTCAACGAGGTACCTCCGGAGCAAACCGATTACGAGAACATCCTCGGCGGAAACGTCAAGGGGGGTGTTAACTGGAACATCGACGCGAACCACAACATCTTCGCCAATGCGGGCTATTACAGCAAGCAGCCGTTGTTCGACGCGGTTTACATCAACTTCTCCAACACGCTCAACCCGAACCTCACCAACGAGAAGATTACCGGGTTTGAACTCGGGTACGGTTACCGCAGCTCCATGTTCCGCGCGAACGTGAACCTGTACCGCACCAGCTGGAAAGACCGCTTTGAGTCTGTTTCCGCCACGTTCAATGCCGGGGAGCCGGATGAGATCCGAGGCAGCGCCAACCTGCTCGGGATTACCCAGGTACACACCGGGGTAGAGGTGGATGCGCAACTGCGGGTTGCCGACGCCCTGACCCTCACCGGGATGCTTTCTGTCGGAAACTGGCAATATCAGGACGATGTAAGTGCCACGTACTTCGACGCGGAGAACAACCCGATCGTCATCGACGGGGTAGAGCAGCAGGAGATCCTGCCGCTCGATGGTGTTAAGGTGGGCGATGCCGCCCAGTTCACCGCCTTTATCGGGGCCGACTACAATATCCTCGACAACCTGAGCGTGGACGCCGGCTACCGCTATGCCGACAACCTGTACGCCCAGTTTGACGCCACGGACGTCGGGGAGGAAGGCGCCCTGAAACTGCCGTCCTTTGGCCTGATGGATGCCGGCCTGACCTTCAGCATGCCTTTCCTGGAGAAGACCATGAGTTTCCGGCTGAACGTCAACAACGTCTTTGACAAAGTGTACATCGCCGAAGCGGATACAAACATTTTTGCCGAGCCGGGCGACGATACCTTTCAGGGGATCAACACGGCCAACCGGGTATTCTTTGGCTTCGGCCGTACCTGGAACGCCAGCCTGCGCTTCAACTTTTAA
- a CDS encoding endonuclease/exonuclease/phosphatase family protein: protein MENLFDTRDDSLTADDSRTPEGEDRWTEERYRVKLRRIAGVLSDIGRETAMRSPDLIGLCEVENRAVLEDLLGQEALRTKGYGVVHYDSPDRRGIDVAFLYKKACFTPIESASRRLLLYDTRNRRRFTRDQLLVYGVLDGEPVYLSVNHWPSRSGGVAATEAYRRAAASLQRDILDSVLRLDPNARFVSMGDYNDDPTDASIRFTLGSGSSRDSLASREFFNPMEPLFLAGSGSLAYGDRWNLFDQLMFNGNWFRDTTGYRFWKARVFRPDYLLTSSGPYKGYPFRTYAGGSYQGGYSDHLPVYAFLIRKEIAANSGGVPENPE from the coding sequence GTGGAAAACCTCTTCGACACGCGGGACGATTCGCTTACGGCAGATGATTCCAGGACCCCGGAAGGGGAGGATCGATGGACTGAGGAGCGGTATCGGGTGAAACTCCGCCGTATTGCAGGGGTATTGTCGGACATCGGACGGGAAACTGCCATGCGTTCGCCGGATTTGATCGGTTTGTGCGAAGTGGAGAACCGGGCGGTGCTGGAAGACCTCCTGGGGCAGGAAGCCCTGCGCACCAAAGGATACGGGGTCGTTCATTACGATTCCCCGGACCGGAGAGGGATTGACGTGGCTTTTCTGTATAAAAAAGCCTGTTTTACCCCCATCGAAAGTGCCAGTCGGCGACTGTTGCTATACGATACCCGGAACCGGCGCCGGTTTACGCGCGATCAATTACTGGTGTACGGGGTGTTGGACGGAGAGCCCGTCTATCTGTCGGTAAACCACTGGCCCTCCCGCAGTGGCGGGGTTGCGGCGACGGAAGCTTACCGCCGGGCAGCGGCATCGCTGCAGCGGGACATCCTGGATTCCGTCCTCCGGCTGGATCCGAATGCCCGCTTCGTCTCGATGGGAGATTATAACGACGACCCCACGGATGCCAGCATCCGGTTCACCCTGGGTTCGGGCAGCAGCCGGGACAGCCTGGCATCGCGGGAATTTTTCAATCCCATGGAACCGCTCTTCCTGGCAGGCAGCGGCTCCCTCGCCTACGGGGATCGCTGGAATTTATTCGACCAACTCATGTTCAACGGAAACTGGTTCCGGGATACAACCGGGTATCGTTTCTGGAAAGCGCGGGTTTTCCGCCCGGACTACCTGCTCACCTCCTCGGGCCCCTACAAGGGCTATCCGTTCCGCACCTATGCAGGCGGTTCCTACCAGGGCGGATACAGCGACCACCTGCCGGTGTATGCCTTCCTGATACGTAAAGAAATAGCGGCAAACTCCGGTGGGGTCCCGGAAAATCCCGAATAA
- a CDS encoding peptidoglycan DD-metalloendopeptidase family protein yields the protein MRIFWGILGLALVLASCKDRPSETALPESKPEEPLVAELAPRLEYGFDLREFEVVQDTIRRGDSFGELMLANKVDYPKIAQISEKYRDTFDVRKIRVGKPYMILKSKDTAQAAQVFIYQNDRVNYTVVDFRDSAVAYKEKRPVSFREREVAGVIPEGGSLSLVIDQLGVDYQVTLDLSQVYAWTVDFSKLDAGDKFRIIFDEKYIQDSLYAGAGPIKAAYFEHGGKPLYAFAYHNDSLDIMEYYDDQAENLRRTFLSMPIRFGRLSSRYNLKRRIRYYGYKVRPHRGTDYAAPIGTPILATADGVVTESTRRGGNGKYVKIRHNGTYSTQYLHMKAQNVKRGDYVRQGDVIGWIGMTGNTGGPHVCYRFWKNGRQVDPLREELPKAEPLAEARQPEYFDYINPLKEQLDCIPLELHEPAPDSDELLTFNQPEHALSEN from the coding sequence ATGCGAATATTCTGGGGCATTCTGGGGCTGGCGCTGGTGCTGGCTTCCTGCAAGGACCGGCCGTCCGAAACGGCCTTACCCGAATCGAAACCTGAAGAGCCTTTGGTTGCCGAACTGGCCCCGAGGCTCGAATACGGTTTCGACCTCAGGGAATTCGAGGTGGTCCAGGATACGATCCGCCGCGGGGACAGCTTTGGGGAGCTGATGCTCGCCAACAAGGTGGATTATCCGAAAATCGCACAGATATCCGAGAAATACCGCGACACCTTCGACGTGCGGAAGATACGGGTCGGGAAGCCCTACATGATTCTTAAATCCAAAGACACCGCCCAGGCCGCCCAGGTTTTTATCTATCAGAACGACCGGGTCAATTACACCGTGGTGGATTTTCGGGACTCGGCGGTAGCCTATAAGGAAAAACGCCCGGTTTCCTTCAGGGAACGGGAAGTAGCCGGGGTAATCCCGGAAGGGGGTTCGCTGTCCCTGGTCATCGACCAGCTGGGGGTGGATTACCAGGTGACCCTGGACCTGTCGCAGGTCTATGCCTGGACGGTAGACTTTTCGAAACTGGATGCCGGGGATAAATTCCGGATCATCTTTGACGAAAAATATATACAGGACAGCCTCTATGCCGGGGCCGGGCCCATCAAGGCGGCGTATTTTGAGCACGGGGGGAAACCGCTATACGCCTTTGCCTACCACAATGATTCCCTGGACATAATGGAATACTACGACGACCAGGCCGAAAACCTGCGGCGGACCTTCCTGAGCATGCCCATCCGGTTTGGCAGGCTGTCGTCCCGGTATAACCTCAAGCGACGGATCCGGTATTACGGATACAAGGTACGGCCCCACCGGGGTACCGACTATGCGGCACCGATTGGCACGCCCATCCTGGCGACAGCTGACGGCGTCGTTACGGAATCCACCCGTCGGGGCGGGAACGGCAAATACGTGAAGATTCGCCACAACGGCACTTACAGCACGCAATACCTGCACATGAAGGCCCAGAATGTAAAGCGGGGCGATTATGTGCGACAGGGCGACGTGATTGGCTGGATCGGGATGACCGGGAATACGGGAGGCCCGCACGTTTGCTACCGCTTCTGGAAAAATGGCCGCCAGGTAGACCCCCTGCGGGAGGAACTGCCAAAAGCCGAACCGCTCGCGGAGGCCAGGCAGCCCGAATATTTCGATTATATCAACCCGCTGAAGGAACAGCTCGACTGTATCCCCCTGGAACTGCACGAGCCGGCTCCTGATTCCGATGAACTCCTAACTTTCAACCAACCCGAACATGCCCTTTCCGAAAATTAA
- the pgi gene encoding glucose-6-phosphate isomerase, whose protein sequence is MPFPKINPSTTQAWNQLRAHYERTHNRHIKDLFASDPERASRMSLRWNGFFVDYSKNRVDDETLELLLSLAEACDLETAMDAYFDGEAINQTEGRAVLHTALRNGSDSGLEIDGEPVEKEVGRVREHMRAFCEAVISGDKKGYTGKPFTDVVNVGIGGSDLGPVMVTEALQFYSNHLRTHFVSNVDGDHVHETLRKLNPETTLFVIVSKSFTTQETLSNALTIKKWFLEHATQADIAKHFAAVSTNTAKIEEFGIADANVFPMWDWVGGRFSLWSAVGLSIALSIGFDQFEALLSGARSMDRHFREAPWKENIPVILGLLSIWYNNFHGAETEAVIPYSQYLHRLPAYLQQGIMESNGKSVDRNGVPVAYQTGTIIWGEPGTNSQHAFFQLIHQGTKLIPADFIGFRHSLHGDREHHLKLMANFFAQTEALMNGKTPEAVRDELSGQGLGDDALENLLPFKVFEGNKPTNTILIERLSPESLGALVALYEHKIFVQGVIWNIFSYDQWGVELGKQLASTILSELTSGQVGNHDTSTLQLLQYFKS, encoded by the coding sequence ATGCCCTTTCCGAAAATTAATCCGAGTACCACCCAGGCATGGAACCAGCTCAGAGCCCATTACGAGAGAACACACAACCGCCACATTAAAGACCTTTTTGCCTCGGACCCGGAGCGCGCCTCCCGGATGAGCCTCCGGTGGAATGGTTTTTTCGTGGATTACTCCAAGAACCGCGTTGATGACGAAACCCTGGAACTGCTGTTGTCCCTGGCCGAGGCTTGCGATCTGGAGACGGCCATGGATGCCTATTTCGACGGAGAGGCCATCAACCAGACCGAGGGCCGTGCTGTTTTGCATACGGCCCTGAGGAACGGATCGGATTCCGGCCTGGAAATTGACGGGGAACCGGTGGAAAAGGAAGTCGGCAGGGTAAGGGAACACATGCGGGCTTTCTGTGAGGCCGTGATTAGCGGGGACAAAAAAGGATATACCGGAAAACCTTTTACCGACGTGGTAAACGTTGGGATTGGCGGGTCGGATTTGGGCCCGGTGATGGTAACCGAGGCCCTGCAGTTTTACAGCAACCACCTCCGCACGCATTTTGTGAGCAATGTAGACGGGGACCACGTACACGAAACGCTCCGGAAGCTCAATCCGGAAACCACCCTGTTTGTCATCGTCTCCAAGAGCTTTACCACCCAGGAGACCCTCAGCAATGCCCTGACGATAAAGAAATGGTTCCTGGAGCACGCCACGCAGGCCGACATTGCCAAACACTTTGCCGCCGTATCGACCAACACCGCAAAAATTGAGGAATTCGGCATCGCGGATGCGAACGTCTTTCCCATGTGGGACTGGGTGGGCGGCCGGTTTTCGCTCTGGAGCGCCGTGGGGTTGTCCATAGCGCTTTCCATAGGCTTTGACCAGTTTGAAGCCCTGCTTTCCGGGGCCCGGTCGATGGACCGGCATTTCCGGGAAGCGCCCTGGAAGGAGAATATCCCGGTGATCCTGGGCCTGCTGAGTATCTGGTACAACAATTTCCACGGCGCGGAAACCGAAGCGGTGATCCCCTATTCGCAGTACCTCCACCGGCTGCCTGCCTACCTGCAGCAGGGGATTATGGAAAGCAACGGCAAAAGCGTGGACCGCAACGGCGTACCCGTGGCCTACCAAACCGGGACAATTATCTGGGGGGAGCCGGGTACCAATTCCCAACACGCCTTTTTCCAGCTCATCCACCAGGGCACCAAACTCATCCCGGCCGATTTTATCGGTTTCCGGCATTCCCTCCACGGAGACAGGGAGCACCATCTAAAACTGATGGCTAATTTCTTTGCACAGACCGAGGCGCTGATGAACGGGAAGACCCCGGAAGCAGTGCGCGACGAACTCAGCGGTCAGGGCCTCGGTGACGACGCCCTGGAAAACCTGCTGCCCTTTAAGGTGTTTGAAGGGAACAAGCCCACCAACACAATCCTGATAGAGCGGCTGAGCCCGGAAAGCCTGGGCGCCCTGGTAGCGCTCTACGAGCACAAAATCTTTGTCCAGGGGGTTATCTGGAACATCTTCAGTTACGATCAGTGGGGGGTGGAGCTCGGCAAGCAGCTGGCCTCGACGATCCTCTCGGAACTCACCAGCGGGCAAGTTGGCAATCACGACACCTCCACATTGCAACTTTTGCAATATTTTAAGAGTTAA
- a CDS encoding 3-keto-disaccharide hydrolase — protein sequence MKYMYCLILALVCAPLAAQETELFNGEDLSGWTVYGTEKWYVEDGLLVCESGPDKGYGYLATDKHYKDFVLTLEFLQESDGNSGVFIRSTVDGTKVSGWQVEVAPPGHDTGGVYESYGRGWLIKPEAGKPDVKMGEWNTMKIMVSGDTITSWLNGTEMITLTDEKIGQGEGSIALQIHDGGGIKVKWRNIVVTEPQ from the coding sequence ATGAAATACATGTATTGCCTGATACTGGCCCTGGTATGCGCGCCCCTGGCGGCCCAGGAAACGGAATTGTTCAATGGCGAGGACCTGTCGGGCTGGACGGTCTACGGCACCGAAAAGTGGTATGTGGAAGACGGATTGTTGGTGTGCGAGAGCGGCCCGGACAAAGGGTACGGCTACCTGGCCACGGATAAGCACTACAAGGATTTTGTGCTGACCCTGGAATTCCTGCAGGAGTCCGACGGCAACAGCGGGGTCTTTATCCGCTCCACAGTAGACGGCACCAAGGTGTCCGGCTGGCAGGTGGAGGTGGCACCCCCGGGGCACGATACGGGCGGGGTCTACGAATCTTATGGCCGCGGCTGGCTCATCAAGCCCGAGGCGGGGAAACCCGATGTAAAGATGGGCGAGTGGAACACGATGAAAATCATGGTCTCCGGAGATACCATCACCTCCTGGCTGAACGGTACGGAAATGATTACGCTCACCGACGAGAAAATCGGCCAGGGCGAAGGCTCCATTGCCCTGCAGATCCACGACGGGGGCGGCATCAAGGTGAAATGGCGGAACATCGTCGTTACCGAGCCGCAGTAG
- a CDS encoding tryptophan 2,3-dioxygenase family protein yields the protein MENKERTESQIRKLEAKYRDSGQDLSSYLDGLLYQRYLTYWDYIHLDTLLSLQVPRTHFPDEEIFIMYHQITELYFKLILHEERQIVDDKSQDIGFFTEKVNRINNYYKALISSFSIMIRGMEREQFLRYRMALLPASGFQSAQYRMIELYATPLENLVHHSQREGLDPDAEIEELYEKIYWKKGATDKDTGEKTLTLKQFEYRYTPRFIRIANEVKGNTIYHKYLNLPTGLRNNKGLTRALQQMDINANVNWPLMHMGSAYRYLNKEKETIEATGGTNWKTFLPPSFQKIVFFPEAHDEKTLENWGKEWVEHHLNPEKQT from the coding sequence ATGGAGAACAAAGAGCGCACCGAATCCCAGATCCGGAAACTGGAAGCCAAGTACAGGGATTCCGGCCAGGACCTCTCCTCCTACCTCGACGGCCTGTTATACCAGCGGTACCTGACCTACTGGGATTACATCCACCTGGATACGCTGCTGAGCCTGCAGGTTCCCCGTACCCACTTCCCGGACGAGGAGATTTTCATCATGTACCACCAGATTACCGAGTTGTACTTTAAGCTCATCCTGCACGAAGAGCGGCAGATCGTGGACGACAAATCCCAGGATATCGGATTCTTCACCGAAAAGGTCAACCGGATTAACAATTATTACAAAGCGCTGATTTCCTCATTCAGCATCATGATTCGCGGGATGGAGCGGGAGCAGTTCCTCCGCTACCGGATGGCGCTGTTGCCGGCCAGCGGGTTTCAGTCTGCCCAGTACCGGATGATTGAATTGTATGCGACCCCCCTGGAGAACCTGGTACACCATTCCCAGCGGGAAGGCCTGGACCCGGATGCGGAGATCGAGGAGCTATACGAGAAAATTTACTGGAAAAAAGGGGCCACAGACAAGGATACCGGAGAGAAGACCCTGACCCTCAAACAATTCGAATACCGGTACACGCCGCGCTTTATCCGGATCGCCAACGAGGTGAAAGGGAATACCATTTATCATAAATACTTAAATTTGCCCACGGGGCTTCGGAATAATAAAGGGCTCACCCGTGCGTTACAACAAATGGACATCAACGCAAACGTTAACTGGCCGTTGATGCACATGGGGTCCGCTTACCGGTACCTGAATAAGGAAAAGGAGACCATCGAGGCTACGGGGGGGACCAACTGGAAGACCTTTCTGCCTCCGAGTTTCCAGAAGATTGTCTTCTTTCCGGAAGCCCACGACGAGAAAACATTGGAAAACTGGGGTAAAGAGTGGGTGGAGCACCACCTGAACCCTGAAAAACAGACCTGA